CGTTTTCACCACAAGACGACCATTCAGTCCACGTACTTAGTTCACAATCGATGTTTTTGCAATCACAACACGAACCGCTATATGTGGTCTTTCGACAATCACAACCTTGTTCTGTGAGCTCCCCACCGTTGTAACAAAAACGATTACAGGGTTGTTGTTCAATGGTAGGTTCTTCACATACCACCTCAGGTCCGTCGGATCCAGTTTCAACTTGTAGGCTCCTGAACCTAAATCGGGTTCCGGATACACCACATGTATTTGGACAATCAGACCAAGGACTCCAATCGCTGTACTTATAAACAATTACACCACTTTTTTCTGCCGTCAAATATCTTTCAGTATAAAATCCACCAAAAAAAATTGCTGACAAGAATGCTATTATAGCAGAACAACCAAGACAAATATCTAAATGTTCTCCCATGATAGTCGATCACAGACTACTATAAAAATACTGGCGCATCAGATTGTGCTTATTCTGATTTTTTATTCCAACGGTAAACGTTGATTAACGGTAATTGAGCTTGTTCGTTGAGTACTAAACGGTAAAGTCCCAAACACTTCCTCATTCCTCGTCAGGATCCTGATCATCCTCTACATACATAACCTTATAGCCAAACTGGTAGACTGATCACTCTGAATCAAAACACTAAACGCTTCAGACAATAATTCTATTCATGTTTTTAATAGTAAGTTTGAAAGATCACTTTAGAtgctttatattatattgtattcatgtctattttgcatttaaattcaaccaatcaaatttcgttttttacaattttgtttaaatgacaataaatactatTGTATCGTATCCATGGTGACTAGATTAATAGATAACTTGGAATTTTCAAATAAGTTGCAAACAATAATCAGGATTTAAacctattttgaaaaaaaaaattcattgcCATTGAATTCCCAAGCACTTTAGTTTATACGGTATAATTGAgaactatagtaggcctactcaaaaGATACTTTGAGGTGGAGAAAGCAATTTAAGTTTCGGATCATAATAGAAACCAAATGAGAAGAGTACAGACAGTAACTGGCCAGTCGCAAGTGATAATTCATCTGAAAGGAACCGGCTTGATCAGAACAATAATTcgatttttcattttttttctcaaataaattcaattaaaacacAAAGGATGCTTGGCTTTTTAAGAGAGGGGGACAGGTGTTACAGGTATGAAGAGCCGATTTTATAATATGAACGCTTATTTCAACCAACTTAAAATACATTAGTGTAACTACTCAGGGtatgtagtagtaggcctaatataggcATCGTAAACATATTCCAACCCTGTTGTTGTTGGAAAGCGGAACTTTGTGTTCTGCCCTGGTATAACAATCTTAACGTTCAACTAATCCCTCACTATTCAACTGTTGTTGTAAAGTAAAGTGGATTGCTTGATGGAAATGagtttataaaacataataacgTTTCAGTCTGATGACACTACCTACCGCCGGAGGGTTTACTTGTGTGCCATACGAATTTCAAAAGAAAACTTTTATGTTGTGATGGCGCCGGcattaaaaaacattcatatCTGATAATAAAGGAGCGGGAGTATGATGACATGCTTCAATTCCATTGAATCATCAAATGTGTTCCACTGTCTGCATACGTTATGCAGCCATAATGGCATATCGTGTTGCCAGTCGATTAATATGGTGATCATCTATTTATTGTGAAAATGGTTAAAAAATGCTGTGCTGAGAATCACTcctgataataataacaaagtTCAGTTTTTCGCTATGAAGATTTTTCGGtttttaaaataggcctaatacttaTTTAGTTTTTTAAGCCTATCAAGGCTGGCTATGCGTTAGTAAAGGGATATTGTGTTGTTAAAGAATAAGTAGGGTCAACGTTTTCAAATCATGGCAGCTATTTTAAGTTTAtgcattttatgtaattattgaTAAGACAAATCAGGGTAGATTTtggatattaataataatatataataggcctatattttagaaaaataaatttgcaatttttttgagTGAAAAGCTATACCACCTTATTACATTACTGTTAGGTGTAatcattcaaaataatttaaagtggCAAAGCCAGCTAGGTAGATAACATTTGTATTAAAgctaaaaagaaaatgtttatgATACGCAAGTTGAGAGAAGCAGGTCTTAATAGTAATGAACTTATTTCTGTTTACGAGGGTTATTTGAGACCGGTGCTTGAGTATGCAGCCCCTTTGTGGCATGCGGGTCTTACGCAGGGGCAGGTGAATAAGATTCAGAAGCGTGTCTGCAAGATTGTGTTGGGCAACACTCCACTCCAACTAGAAGATGGCACTCTTGCAAGGTTTTTGCCTCTAAATCACACGCCTCTGGTCAATTCTCCACCTGGTTCCCTGCCCCTCAGTATAGATCCTGCATGACTCTTAGGCATAATCgtaaaatggaaaattatagTTATAAAACAAAACGTTTCCAGACTAGTCCAGTTCCTTTTATGGTTTAACTTTtgaacaaattttaatttatttatttttttgcttgTCTTATTTGAGGTAACTGCAGTCTAACTTATTtgtattcatatatatatatatatattgttgaTAGTGTTGTCTatagtttaaatatttttattgtgtaATAGTTTAATAGATATGCAATTCAGCCATGTGCTGCCATGTATGTACTTTTAAATgtgaattttgaataaatataccgAGATATATACATGagaaaatgcaaattttaacTATTTATATAGAAACAATACACAGAAATTATATGATTAATCTCACGATAATTATAATGGAAATATCAAGAGAGTTACCATCGGAGTTATAGCCTTTTGAAAAACATAAAAACCTATGCTTGAAATTCATGAAAACACCCCCAAGAAAAATAATGGTATacgtcaatttttttttacataagaGCAAGAAAAACGAAAACGAATTCGTAGGTGGCATATTATAATTAAGGGAAAAATTAGCGTCTGTTGGGGAAAACAACAACACACACCTGTTACCATAGAAACcagtacagtaatttattttttattttttccaaaatatgaAATTCTTGCTATTTTACCTAAAGTGTAATTGAGTACCAAAGTAAGAAGAAATCCCATTTGTTTGCATTtggtcaattttttatgaaatagaTCGATATTTTTGTCAACCGCTCTTAAATATGTCGTGGTCCAAAAGTGAACACAGTTTCGACTTAAAGAGTTATTCAACATGGAATTCCTTGAACATAATGGTATTGTCTCATGAATGGGTGAAAATCCTCAACCAATTCCTAAAAGTTCTAAATAGACTTTTGTGATTGAAAATAAAGGTTGTCAGTACAACAGTTTTGATAAATATAAT
This is a stretch of genomic DNA from Antedon mediterranea chromosome 3, ecAntMedi1.1, whole genome shotgun sequence. It encodes these proteins:
- the LOC140043316 gene encoding spondin-1-like, encoding MGEHLDICLGCSAIIAFLSAIFFGGFYTERYLTAEKSGVIVYKYSDWSPWSDCPNTCGVSGTRFRFRSLQVETGSDGPEVVCEEPTIEQQPCNRFCYNGGELTEQGCDCRKTTYSGSCCDCKNIDCELSTWTEWSSCGENAITRVRSRDEARKAECAGARCEGPYMKEVQSCNVASILDSYFMVSKAVVYFVLKLIAGLLIAGVFAIIGVLLFNNYRPAADKKKIKEETNKRDNDNELEKD